From Populus trichocarpa isolate Nisqually-1 chromosome 19, P.trichocarpa_v4.1, whole genome shotgun sequence, a single genomic window includes:
- the LOC18108079 gene encoding phosphoribosylaminoimidazole carboxylase, chloroplastic isoform X1: protein MLLLQQTTLVPKLLLFSKSDFGFKPCSVSLSTRLSLMDKHTKSSSLKQFQSPVLACQASTDTHDTSFRKDDLPVHGVSEVIVGVLGGGQLGRMLCQAASEMAIKVMVLDPLTNCPASAIAYDHMVGSFDDSATVQEFAKRCGVLTVEIEHVDAATMEKLEQQGVDCQPKASTIRIIQDKYLQKVHFSRHGIPLPDFMQIDDLEGAKRAGDLFGYPLMLKSKRLAYDGRGNAVAKSEDELSSAVNALGGFDRGLYVEKWTSFVKELAVIVARGRDNSISCYPVVETIHKENICHVVKAPADIPWKIRKLATDVAHKAVSSLEGAGVFAVELFLTKDGQILLNEVAPRPHNSGHHTIESCYTSQFEQHLRAVLGLPLGDPAMKTPAAIMYNILGEDEGEPGFHLAHQLIGRALNIQGASVHWYDKPEMRKQRKMGHITIAGPSMGIVEAQLKSMLKEEGSESQTAVKPRVGIIMGSDSDLPIMKDAARILTVFGVPHEVRIVSAHRTPEMMFSYALSAQDQGIQIIIAGAGGAAHLPGMVASLTPLPVIGVPVRASALDGMDSLLSIVQMPRGVPVATVAINNATNAGLLAVRMLGVGDTDLLARMSQYQEDTRDDVLKKAEKLQTDGWETYLNP from the exons ATGCTGCTGCTGCAACAGACAACCCTAGTACCTAAACTCCTACTGTTTTCAAAATCTGATTTCGGTTTCAAGCCTTGTTCTGTTTCCCTTTCAACAAGATTATCTTTAATGGACAAACACACCAAGTCCTCTTCGCTAAAACAGTTTCAAAGTCCAGTCTTGGCTTGTCAAGCATCAACTGACACTCACGATACTTCTTTCCG GAAAGATGACTTGCCAGTTCATGGAGTGTCCGAGGTGATTGTTGGGGTATTGGGAGGTGGGCAATTGGGTCGTATGTTATGCCAAGCAGCTTCAGAAATGGCTATTAAAGTCATGGTTTTGGACCCATTGACTAATTGTCCAGCGAGTGCGATTGCATATGATCATATGGTTGGAAGCTTTGATGATAGTGCAACAGTTCAGGAATTCGCAAAAAG ATGTGGAGTGTTGACTGTGGAGATCGAACATGTTGATGCTGCTACAATGGAGAAGCTTGAGCAGCAAGGAGTTGATTGCCAACCGAAAGCCTCCACTATTAGAATTATCCAA GATAAGTATCTCCAGAAGGTTCATTTTTCTCGGCATGGGATTCCCCTTCCTGACTTTATGCAG ATTGATGATCTAGAAGGTGCCAAGAGAGCAGGCGACTTATTTGGCTATCCTCTAATGCTCAAGAGCAAAAGGCTAGCTTATGATGGGCGTGGGAATGCAGTTGCTAAGAGTGAAGATGAGCTTTCTTCTGCTGTAAATG CTCTTGGAGGATTTGATCGAGGTTTATATGTTGAGAAATGGACATCCTTTGTGAAGGAGCTAGCTGTCATTGTGGCTAGAGGAAGAGACAATTCCATTTCGTGCTACCCTGTTGTTGAAACTATTCACAA GGAAAACATTTGTCACGTGGTTAAGGCTCCTGCTGATATACCATGGAAGATCAGAAAACTTGCCACTGATGTTGCACATAAAGCTGTTAGCTCATTAGAAGGTGCTGGTGTGTTTGCAGTGGAGTTGTTTTTGACAAAGGATGGTCAG ATCTTACTGAATGAAGTAGCTCCCAGACCTCATAATAGTGGTCATCACACAATTGAGTCCTGCTATACCTCACAATTCGAACAGCATTTGAGAGCTGTTCTGGGTCTTCCACTTGGTGATCCAGCAATGAAGACTCCTGCTGCTATCATGTACAATATACTGGGTGAAGACGAG GGTGAGCCTGGTTTTCACTTAGCTCACCAGTTGATTGGAAGAGCATTGAACATACAAGGGGCTTCTGTCCATTGGTATGATAAACCAG AAATGCGAAAGCAACGGAAGATGGGCCATATCACTATTGCCGGCCCTTCAATGGGCATAGTGGAAGCACAGTTAAAATCAATGCTGAAGGAAGAAGGTTCTGAGAGTCAGACTGCTG TTAAACCGCGTGTTGGGATCATTATGGGCTCTGATTCAGATCTTCCTATAATGAAGGATGCTGCAAGGATTTTGACTGTGTTTGGAGTGCCTCATgag GTGAGAATAGTATCAGCCCATCGAACTCCTGAAATGATGTTTTCTTATGCACTGTCTGCTCAAGACCAAGGCATCCAAATCATCATTGCTGGTGCTGGTGGTGCAGCTCACTTGCCAG GTATGGTAGCTTCGCTGACCCCCTTGCCTGTTATTGGTGTTCCTGTTCGTGCTTCTGCTTTGGATGGAATGGATTCACTCTTATCAATTGTACAG ATGCCAAGGGGAGTACCTGTTGCAACTGTGGCAATTAATAATGCCACAAATGCAGGTTTGCTAGCAGTAAGGATGTTGGGTGTTGGTGATACCGACCTTTTGGCAAG AATGAGCCAGTATCAAGAAGATACAAGGGACGATGTCTTGAAGAAGGCAGAAAAACTACAAACAGATGGTTGGGAAACTTATTTGAATCCTTGA
- the LOC18108079 gene encoding phosphoribosylaminoimidazole carboxylase, chloroplastic isoform X2, whose amino-acid sequence MLMLLQWRSLSSKELIANRKPPLLELSKWIHVSIFQDKYLQKVHFSRHGIPLPDFMQIDDLEGAKRAGDLFGYPLMLKSKRLAYDGRGNAVAKSEDELSSAVNALGGFDRGLYVEKWTSFVKELAVIVARGRDNSISCYPVVETIHKENICHVVKAPADIPWKIRKLATDVAHKAVSSLEGAGVFAVELFLTKDGQILLNEVAPRPHNSGHHTIESCYTSQFEQHLRAVLGLPLGDPAMKTPAAIMYNILGEDEGEPGFHLAHQLIGRALNIQGASVHWYDKPEMRKQRKMGHITIAGPSMGIVEAQLKSMLKEEGSESQTAVKPRVGIIMGSDSDLPIMKDAARILTVFGVPHEVRIVSAHRTPEMMFSYALSAQDQGIQIIIAGAGGAAHLPGMVASLTPLPVIGVPVRASALDGMDSLLSIVQMPRGVPVATVAINNATNAGLLAVRMLGVGDTDLLARMSQYQEDTRDDVLKKAEKLQTDGWETYLNP is encoded by the exons ATGTTGATGCTGCTACAATGGAGAAGCTTGAGCAGCAAGGAGTTGATTGCCAACCGAAAGCCTCCACTATTAGAATTATCCAA ATGGATCCATGTTTCAATTTTTCAGGATAAGTATCTCCAGAAGGTTCATTTTTCTCGGCATGGGATTCCCCTTCCTGACTTTATGCAG ATTGATGATCTAGAAGGTGCCAAGAGAGCAGGCGACTTATTTGGCTATCCTCTAATGCTCAAGAGCAAAAGGCTAGCTTATGATGGGCGTGGGAATGCAGTTGCTAAGAGTGAAGATGAGCTTTCTTCTGCTGTAAATG CTCTTGGAGGATTTGATCGAGGTTTATATGTTGAGAAATGGACATCCTTTGTGAAGGAGCTAGCTGTCATTGTGGCTAGAGGAAGAGACAATTCCATTTCGTGCTACCCTGTTGTTGAAACTATTCACAA GGAAAACATTTGTCACGTGGTTAAGGCTCCTGCTGATATACCATGGAAGATCAGAAAACTTGCCACTGATGTTGCACATAAAGCTGTTAGCTCATTAGAAGGTGCTGGTGTGTTTGCAGTGGAGTTGTTTTTGACAAAGGATGGTCAG ATCTTACTGAATGAAGTAGCTCCCAGACCTCATAATAGTGGTCATCACACAATTGAGTCCTGCTATACCTCACAATTCGAACAGCATTTGAGAGCTGTTCTGGGTCTTCCACTTGGTGATCCAGCAATGAAGACTCCTGCTGCTATCATGTACAATATACTGGGTGAAGACGAG GGTGAGCCTGGTTTTCACTTAGCTCACCAGTTGATTGGAAGAGCATTGAACATACAAGGGGCTTCTGTCCATTGGTATGATAAACCAG AAATGCGAAAGCAACGGAAGATGGGCCATATCACTATTGCCGGCCCTTCAATGGGCATAGTGGAAGCACAGTTAAAATCAATGCTGAAGGAAGAAGGTTCTGAGAGTCAGACTGCTG TTAAACCGCGTGTTGGGATCATTATGGGCTCTGATTCAGATCTTCCTATAATGAAGGATGCTGCAAGGATTTTGACTGTGTTTGGAGTGCCTCATgag GTGAGAATAGTATCAGCCCATCGAACTCCTGAAATGATGTTTTCTTATGCACTGTCTGCTCAAGACCAAGGCATCCAAATCATCATTGCTGGTGCTGGTGGTGCAGCTCACTTGCCAG GTATGGTAGCTTCGCTGACCCCCTTGCCTGTTATTGGTGTTCCTGTTCGTGCTTCTGCTTTGGATGGAATGGATTCACTCTTATCAATTGTACAG ATGCCAAGGGGAGTACCTGTTGCAACTGTGGCAATTAATAATGCCACAAATGCAGGTTTGCTAGCAGTAAGGATGTTGGGTGTTGGTGATACCGACCTTTTGGCAAG AATGAGCCAGTATCAAGAAGATACAAGGGACGATGTCTTGAAGAAGGCAGAAAAACTACAAACAGATGGTTGGGAAACTTATTTGAATCCTTGA